In Thalassococcus sp. S3, the sequence GACCGACCTGGACCCAGCATCGGACAGTGACACCCGCCCGGACTCGCGCCCGGGATGGGCCTTCCATGGGATGACGTCTCAGGGGCGGCCTAGAATGTCCTGGTACTTTACGATGGCGCGGATTTCGACGGTGTCCCCGTCGATCACATAATAGATGCTGTGCTTTTCATAGACGGAACGGCGATAGCCGTCGCGGATGTCATCAACCGCCGGATACATACGCGGCTCATCGCAAATGGTCTCGAACCGCGCGAGGAGACCCTCATAATAGCGATCCGCCTGTGCTGCACCCCAGGTGGTAAATCCTTCGGCATAAAGATCGTCCGGGTCCTGGTCTGCGAGGGTCGTGAGGCGGAGGGTCAGCTTGGTCATGAAGACGGTGTCAGACGCTCCCGGACCGCGGCGCGAATCTCTTCCGGTGTGCGCGGGCTTATCCCGCTCTCTTCGGACGCAATCAGCTTGGCCCGCAAGGCGTCGAGCTCGGCAATCCGCAGCTCCTTCTCCCGCAGCGCCTCGCGGATGACCTCACTGTCGGAGGCATAGCGACCCGAGGCGATCTGCGCCTGAATGAACGCATCCTGTTGATCGGTGACGGTGATGCTTTTCTTGACCATAGACATGAGACGCCCGTTCCTAGTTATCCCACTTAATCCTACCACATCTTCGCGCCCAAAATCAAATGCGGTGCGGATGCAGCGCCTGGACCGCGCCCGGAGCCCCGCTCCGGGCGCGCTTTTTCTTGCGGCGCATGCCGGGACCACCAGCCTGCCGCCGAGGTCATCCGCAACGTATTGCGCAATGACCTGCGAGGCGAACTGATCCGGTACAAGACCTGTCTGCGGCGGGACCGTCGCCCCCAGAAAGCTGCGATAGCCTGTGCCGCTGATGAAGGGATGGGCTTTGTCCACGGCGCGGGCGTCAAATGCGAGATAGGTCATCGCGGTGGCCCCAATGCCGAACATGCCGTTGAAGGTGATCCGGCACGCGACGCCCGCAATGTCGATCTCAAAGGTGCCCTCCTGCCCCCAAAGCGGGACCTGCCCCTCTGGCGCTGCACAATGGCGCGCGAGCACATAACCCGGCGCGTCGTCATGGGCCAGAATGCCCGGAACGCCGCCATTCAACTTGCGGGCGAGAAGACGGGCCTCTCTGCGAATGATAAGGGCGTGTTCGATATTGCAGGCGAGCATAGCGGCATGATGCGCCTCGATCTGACGTGTATGGAATGCGATGGCCTCTGCCAGCGTACCCGGCAAATGCGCGGTGTCGCTCTCGAACTCCCGCGCC encodes:
- a CDS encoding type II toxin-antitoxin system RelE/ParE family toxin, giving the protein MTKLTLRLTTLADQDPDDLYAEGFTTWGAAQADRYYEGLLARFETICDEPRMYPAVDDIRDGYRRSVYEKHSIYYVIDGDTVEIRAIVKYQDILGRP
- a CDS encoding type II toxin-antitoxin system ParD family antitoxin → MAPQDQLGLGDLLAEAAETNAAREFESDTAHLPGTLAEAIAFHTRQIEAHHAAMLACNIEHALIIRREARLLARKLNGGVPGILAHDDAPGYVLARHCAAPEGQVPLWGQEGTFEIDIAGVACRITFNGMFGIGATAMTYLAFDARAVDKAHPFISGTGYRSFLGATVPPQTGLVPDQFASQVIAQYVADDLGGRLVVPACAARKSAPGAGLRARSRRCIRTAFDFGREDVVGLSGITRNGRLMSMVKKSITVTDQQDAFIQAQIASGRYASDSEVIREALREKELRIAELDALRAKLIASEESGISPRTPEEIRAAVRERLTPSS